One Micromonospora craniellae genomic region harbors:
- a CDS encoding non-ribosomal peptide synthetase, producing the protein MSDTLAERLAQLSPERRRLLLERLGRGDARPTGISRAPRDEALPLSFAQERLYFLWRLAPASAAYHAPVAVRLTGRVDVAALGTALSAVVDRHEVLRTRYVDGAQGPEQVVDPASPVPLPVVDVPAGAGAQAALRELIGAETLRPFDLAEGPVLRATLFRRTPEEHVLLLVMHHIACDGWSLPIMWRELSAVYRDGVAAAERLPALPVQVADVAWWQRRRQADGGYEPGLRHWQERLTDVPVLDLPVARPRPATPTFAGDRVPVRLDVPVADGLRELGRATGCTPFVVLLAAFQVLLSRLSGQPDIAVGTPVAGRDSEAVAGLVGFFANTVVLRGDLSGDPTFTELLARVRGVVLDGLAHQDVPFDQVVERINPARDASATPLFQVMFTTDGDAAGANDAWDLGDVDVEPYSGAAQGAQVDLTLGLRESPEGLTGELEYSVDLFDADAAERIVEHLEQLLTGIAEAPDRPIGDYRLSTSHERRLVRDWNSTRLSYSPSISVEQHFEAYADATPDAPALVWDGRTLDYAGVEERANRIANLLRGHGVGIDDRVAICVGRGHDTVVAPLAVLKADAAFLPVDPEQPAARIAVLLDDATPTVVLCDATTAPDLPAGPWRLIRLDDPATLADVSAVRPSRTAPPSALAYVIHTSGSTGTPKGVMVTRGGTANLRAAWTTWDPGPLRRWMTIASSAFDVFVGDVVRSLAFGSCLVLGPRSLARDPQALVDALAAERVDAFDTVPAVLTAITAHLTESGRRLPELKLLMVGADSFAVSDYTAALAVLPDGVRIVNAWGATETSIDSTMFAARPGVSTASGIVPVGSPVANTAVHVLDERLRPVPVGVVGDLYVGGHGVTRGYLNRPGLTADRFLPDPYGSDSGSRLYRTGDRGRWLADGVVEFIGRSDDQVQIRGHRVEPGEIEAVLRGHHAVSEACVVAVRDGVSHHRLVAYVVAANGTAPTGGDLRAYLDERLPAQLRVSAFVPIDRLPRTLSGKVDKSRLPAVTPEDGAVDRVAPRDDTERAVAQVWRQVLGRAEPIGVHDDFFEIGGHSLLATRVVFGLRQALGIELPVQAVFDAPTVASMAARLATSAHTAGPAPAPVPRLPGGMPLSYAQERLYFLWQYAPESPAYNMPVAVRLHGALDADALAGALGDVVARHEILRTHYVATDDGPMQVVDAPYRVELPMVTVTGLADDLVTRVLHDEWARPFDLGSGPVLRGCLLRVGEDDHVLLVVLHHIAYDGWSHQVVWREVTECYRARRAGTAPDLDPVTLHYADFAWWQRERRDSGRYEEALGYWQRQLADLPVLRLPLDRPRPATPSFAADRVRLEVPAETVRRLRDLSAARGVTPFMVLLTAFQVLLARVSGQRDIAVGTPVTGRDHPELADVVGFLVNSVVVRTELGDGPHGPTFAELLDRVRGTVLGALSHAEVPFDQVVERLNPVRDQSMSPLFQVMFTLAGAEDEPTGLAEVEVRTQDLALSSLQFDLALMMHLVDDRLTGEVYFATDLFDHTTVELLADRLVRLVGNLVAESTAPVCAVEILAERERRELLSTWAGSAGTAPTLTLPELFEAQVAATPSAPAVEADGGTLRYAELNERANRLARALVALGVGPERTVALALPRSIDLIVAIVAVAKTGAAYLAVDLTYPAERLAFLLDDSAPTVVLTSRAGLAVAPVAGASATVVLEEIDLTAASPANLSDTDRLGPLRVTDAAYVIYTSGSTGVPKGVEVTHSGLAGLLANQIARHDARPGARVSQLVSPSFDVMVAEVSMALLAGGCLVVSPTTVAGEELHAYLAEHRISHAHIPPSVLATVPQRDLPHLRTIITGGEGCPPDVAAYWSTGRRMVIAYGPTEATIDVSSRVYGADSLPDPQSVRADIGRPIEGARVYVLDEGLRLVAPGAAGELYVAGPGLARGYRGRPGLTASRFVADPYGPPGSRMYRTGDLVRWRPDGGLSFLGRADEQVKVRGFRVELGEIEAVLAAGPGVGQVAVVVREDRPGDQRLVGYVCAADGARVDVEELRASAAERLPGFLVPSAIVRLAALPLTPNGKLDRAALPAPTRNIGGSRRPVGPRESVLCGLFAEVLGVDRVGVDDGFFDLGGHSLLATRLVSRVRSVLGTELTIRALFENPTVAALAKAIDPTVTARPAVRAVPRGERIPLSFGQQRLWFLDRMDGTDTGARNTPIALRLAGPLDADALAAAVADLVARHEPLRTVFGEEGGVPFQTVLPPTRPPMPVRDITEADLADALASATAQGFDLAAQIPLRAQVFRIDPELHVLLLVMHHIAVDGASLAPLSRDLADAYSLRRRGRAPQWSPLPVQYADYAVWQREILGDDGDRDSEVNRQLDYWRANLAGSPEELSLPTDRARPPVASYAGDTVALRLDADQHDGLLRLARDRRLSLFMVVQAGLAALLSRMGAGADIPIGTPSAGRGDPALEAMVGYFVNTLVLRTDVGGDPTFAELLDRVRDTDLAAYDHQDVPFERVVEAVSPTRSLARFPLFQVLLAFQNNASAAFDFAGLQVSHEAVRHGVSEYDLTLDVFEDHGPDGSPAGLRGYLEYSTDLFDEPSVAALAERLVRLLSAAATDPHLPVSELEVMSADERRALTVDWMGSVRPAPPVRLIDLLAEQVAATGDEVAVVHDDTRMTFAELDGRANRLARLLVDRGVGPERVVALAVPRSAEMVVALFAVLKAGGAYLPLDLEHPADRLAFMLADAAPVVVLGTAAGLAALPPLTTPVVQLDDETVRTELAALSDAELADPERLAPLRPENPAYVIYTSGSTGRPKAVVIEHRGMVNLYWSHRNTFFRPEVAAAGGGRLRIGFTAPLTFDTSWDSLLWMLDGHELHVINDFVRRDAEAFVDYIDRQRIGFVDLTPSFMQQLVAAGMFADGRHHPTVLMVGGEAVTETLWNAMRATPNTASYNFYGQTECSNDTASYRVADGDVPLIGKPILNSRLYVLDEALRMVAPGAAGELYVAGAGLGRGYWGRAGLTATRFVADPFGPPGSRMYRTGDVVRWGLDGNLSFVGRADDQVKVRGFRVELGEIEAVLAADPAVGQVAVVVREDRPGDQRLVAYVCPVAGGRVDLAALRAQAGEQLPGFMVPSALVPMDSLPLTPNGKLDRAALPVPESTGGAGGRGPVGPRETVLCGLFAEVLGLDSVGVDDGFFDLGGHSLLATRLVSRVRTALGVELTIRALFENPTVASLASAVESGVAADPFDVLMPMRVHGDGEPLFCVHPVGGLSWCYSGLLRQAGIDRPIYGLQARGADGGEVLAGSVEEMADDYLAEIRRVQPRGPYHLLGWSFGGLVAHAMATRLQADGERVAVLTLIDSYPAMDVEDVRVETVAQARALLFDALGRPGSAGDHDPASGDGAQADPDDELLDAKTVEALTGVVLNNARLMDAFTPRRFHGDVQLFVATQTWDHRLDPATVWQAYVDGRVDVLPVDCEHDRMTQAPALDTIGPALADRLRHAHGHEIPTA; encoded by the coding sequence ATGTCTGACACCCTCGCCGAGCGGCTCGCCCAGCTCTCCCCGGAGCGACGGCGGCTGCTGCTGGAGCGGCTGGGCCGCGGTGACGCGCGTCCCACCGGCATCTCCCGCGCCCCGCGTGACGAGGCCCTGCCGCTGTCGTTCGCCCAGGAGCGGCTCTACTTCCTGTGGCGGCTGGCGCCGGCCTCGGCGGCGTACCACGCGCCGGTGGCGGTGCGCCTGACCGGGCGGGTGGACGTGGCGGCGCTGGGCACCGCGCTGTCGGCCGTGGTGGATCGGCACGAGGTGCTGCGGACCCGCTACGTCGACGGTGCGCAGGGCCCGGAGCAGGTGGTCGACCCGGCGTCCCCGGTGCCGCTGCCGGTGGTGGACGTGCCGGCCGGCGCCGGTGCCCAGGCGGCGCTGCGGGAGCTGATCGGCGCCGAGACGCTGCGGCCGTTCGACCTGGCCGAGGGTCCGGTCCTGCGGGCGACGCTGTTCCGGCGGACGCCCGAGGAACACGTGCTGCTGCTGGTGATGCACCACATCGCCTGCGACGGCTGGTCCCTGCCGATCATGTGGCGGGAGCTGTCCGCCGTCTACCGGGACGGTGTGGCGGCGGCGGAGCGGCTGCCCGCGCTGCCCGTGCAGGTCGCCGACGTCGCCTGGTGGCAGCGCCGCCGCCAGGCCGACGGTGGGTACGAGCCCGGCCTGCGGCACTGGCAGGAGCGGCTGACCGACGTGCCGGTGCTGGACCTGCCGGTCGCCCGGCCCCGGCCGGCCACCCCGACCTTTGCCGGTGACCGGGTGCCGGTCCGGCTGGACGTCCCAGTCGCCGACGGGCTGCGGGAACTCGGCCGGGCCACCGGCTGCACCCCGTTCGTCGTGTTGCTCGCCGCCTTCCAGGTGCTGCTGTCCCGGCTCTCCGGCCAGCCGGACATCGCCGTCGGCACGCCGGTGGCCGGACGGGACTCCGAGGCCGTCGCCGGACTGGTCGGTTTCTTCGCCAACACCGTCGTGCTGCGCGGCGACCTCTCCGGCGACCCCACCTTCACCGAACTGCTCGCCCGCGTCCGGGGCGTCGTGCTCGACGGCCTGGCCCACCAGGACGTGCCCTTCGACCAGGTCGTCGAGAGGATCAACCCGGCCCGCGACGCCAGCGCCACCCCGCTGTTCCAGGTCATGTTCACCACCGACGGTGACGCGGCCGGCGCCAACGACGCCTGGGACCTGGGCGACGTCGACGTGGAGCCGTACTCGGGGGCGGCCCAAGGGGCGCAGGTCGACCTCACGCTCGGCCTGCGGGAGAGCCCCGAGGGCCTGACCGGTGAACTTGAGTACAGCGTGGACCTCTTCGACGCCGACGCCGCCGAACGGATCGTGGAGCACCTGGAACAGCTGCTCACCGGCATCGCCGAGGCGCCGGACCGCCCGATCGGCGACTACCGCCTCTCCACCAGCCACGAGCGTCGCCTGGTGCGGGACTGGAACAGCACCCGGCTCAGCTACTCGCCGTCGATCTCCGTCGAGCAGCACTTCGAGGCGTACGCGGACGCCACCCCGGACGCGCCCGCGCTGGTCTGGGACGGGCGGACGCTCGACTACGCAGGCGTCGAGGAACGCGCGAACCGGATCGCGAACCTGCTGCGCGGGCACGGCGTCGGCATCGACGACCGGGTGGCGATCTGTGTCGGACGCGGTCACGACACCGTGGTCGCGCCGCTGGCCGTGCTCAAGGCCGACGCGGCGTTCCTGCCGGTGGACCCGGAGCAGCCCGCCGCCCGCATCGCCGTGCTGCTCGACGACGCCACGCCGACCGTGGTGCTCTGCGACGCCACCACCGCGCCCGACCTGCCCGCCGGTCCGTGGCGGCTGATCCGGCTCGACGACCCGGCCACGCTCGCCGACGTGTCGGCGGTCCGGCCGTCGCGCACCGCGCCGCCGTCCGCCCTCGCTTACGTGATCCACACCTCCGGTTCGACCGGTACGCCGAAGGGCGTGATGGTCACCCGGGGCGGCACGGCGAACCTGCGCGCGGCCTGGACCACCTGGGACCCGGGACCGCTACGTCGCTGGATGACGATCGCCAGCTCCGCCTTTGACGTCTTCGTCGGTGACGTGGTCCGGAGCCTGGCCTTCGGTAGCTGCCTGGTGCTCGGTCCCCGGTCGCTGGCCCGTGACCCGCAGGCGCTGGTGGACGCGCTGGCGGCGGAACGCGTCGACGCCTTCGACACGGTGCCCGCCGTGCTGACCGCGATCACCGCGCACCTGACCGAGAGCGGCCGGAGGCTGCCGGAGCTCAAGCTGCTGATGGTCGGTGCGGACAGCTTCGCGGTCAGCGACTACACGGCCGCGCTGGCGGTGCTGCCGGACGGGGTACGGATCGTCAACGCCTGGGGTGCCACCGAGACGTCGATCGACAGCACCATGTTCGCGGCCCGCCCCGGGGTGAGCACCGCCTCCGGCATCGTGCCGGTCGGCTCCCCGGTGGCCAACACCGCCGTCCACGTGCTCGACGAGCGGTTGCGTCCGGTACCGGTCGGGGTGGTCGGTGACCTCTACGTCGGCGGCCACGGGGTGACCCGGGGCTACCTGAACCGGCCCGGCCTCACCGCCGACCGGTTCCTGCCCGACCCGTACGGCAGCGACAGCGGCAGTCGGCTCTACCGGACCGGTGACCGAGGGCGGTGGCTCGCCGACGGGGTGGTCGAGTTCATCGGCCGCAGCGACGACCAGGTGCAGATCCGGGGCCACCGGGTCGAGCCGGGCGAGATCGAGGCGGTGCTGCGCGGGCACCACGCGGTCAGCGAGGCGTGCGTGGTGGCGGTCCGGGACGGGGTCTCCCACCACCGGCTGGTGGCGTACGTGGTGGCCGCGAACGGCACCGCGCCCACCGGCGGTGACCTCCGGGCGTACCTGGACGAACGCCTGCCGGCGCAGTTGCGGGTCTCGGCGTTCGTGCCGATCGACCGGTTGCCCCGCACGCTCAGTGGCAAGGTGGACAAGTCCCGGCTGCCGGCGGTGACGCCCGAGGACGGCGCGGTGGACCGGGTCGCCCCCCGCGACGACACCGAACGGGCTGTGGCGCAGGTGTGGCGGCAGGTGCTGGGCCGCGCCGAGCCGATCGGCGTGCACGACGACTTCTTCGAGATCGGCGGCCACTCGCTGCTGGCCACCCGGGTCGTCTTCGGCCTGCGCCAGGCGCTCGGGATCGAGTTGCCGGTGCAGGCGGTGTTCGACGCGCCCACGGTCGCCTCGATGGCCGCCCGGCTCGCCACCAGCGCGCACACCGCCGGTCCGGCACCGGCGCCGGTGCCCCGCCTGCCCGGCGGGATGCCGCTGTCGTACGCGCAGGAGCGGCTCTACTTCCTCTGGCAGTACGCGCCGGAGTCACCGGCGTACAACATGCCCGTCGCGGTGCGGCTGCACGGCGCGCTCGACGCGGACGCGCTGGCCGGCGCGCTCGGCGACGTGGTCGCCCGGCACGAGATCCTGCGGACCCATTACGTCGCCACCGACGACGGCCCGATGCAGGTGGTCGACGCGCCCTACCGCGTCGAGCTGCCCATGGTCACGGTCACCGGCCTCGCCGACGACCTGGTCACCCGGGTCCTGCACGACGAGTGGGCCCGCCCGTTCGACCTGGGCAGCGGCCCGGTGCTGCGCGGCTGCCTGCTGCGGGTCGGCGAGGACGACCACGTGCTGCTGGTGGTGCTGCACCACATCGCCTACGACGGCTGGTCCCACCAGGTGGTGTGGCGCGAGGTGACCGAGTGCTACCGGGCCCGGCGGGCCGGCACCGCACCCGATCTCGACCCGGTGACCCTGCACTACGCCGACTTCGCCTGGTGGCAGCGGGAGCGGCGGGACAGCGGCCGGTACGAGGAGGCGCTCGGCTACTGGCAGCGGCAACTCGCCGACCTGCCGGTGCTGCGCCTGCCGCTGGACCGGCCACGCCCGGCGACGCCCAGCTTCGCCGCCGACCGGGTGCGGCTGGAGGTGCCGGCCGAGACCGTCCGGCGGTTGCGGGACCTCTCCGCGGCACGTGGCGTCACGCCGTTCATGGTGCTGCTGACCGCGTTCCAGGTGCTCCTGGCCCGGGTGAGCGGCCAGCGCGACATCGCCGTGGGCACCCCGGTCACCGGCCGCGACCACCCCGAACTCGCCGACGTGGTCGGCTTCCTGGTCAACAGCGTCGTGGTCCGCACCGAGCTGGGCGACGGCCCGCACGGCCCGACCTTCGCCGAGCTGCTGGACCGGGTACGCGGCACGGTGCTCGGCGCGCTGAGCCACGCCGAGGTGCCCTTCGACCAGGTGGTGGAGCGGCTCAACCCGGTCCGGGACCAGAGCATGTCGCCGCTGTTCCAGGTGATGTTCACGCTGGCCGGCGCGGAGGACGAGCCCACCGGGCTGGCCGAGGTCGAGGTACGGACGCAGGACCTGGCGCTCTCGTCGCTCCAGTTCGACCTGGCGCTGATGATGCACCTGGTCGACGACCGGCTCACCGGCGAGGTCTACTTCGCCACCGACCTGTTCGACCACACCACCGTCGAGCTGCTGGCCGACCGGCTGGTGCGGCTGGTGGGCAACCTGGTGGCGGAGTCGACGGCACCGGTCTGCGCGGTGGAGATCCTGGCCGAGCGGGAACGGCGGGAGTTGCTCAGCACCTGGGCGGGCAGTGCCGGCACGGCGCCCACCCTGACCCTGCCGGAACTCTTCGAGGCGCAGGTGGCGGCCACCCCGTCGGCCCCCGCCGTCGAGGCGGACGGAGGCACGCTGCGCTACGCCGAACTCAACGAGCGGGCCAACCGGCTGGCCCGGGCCCTGGTGGCCCTAGGGGTGGGCCCGGAGCGGACGGTCGCGCTCGCGCTGCCCCGCTCGATCGACCTGATCGTCGCCATCGTCGCGGTCGCCAAGACCGGCGCGGCCTACCTCGCGGTGGACCTCACGTATCCCGCCGAGCGGCTTGCCTTCCTGCTCGACGACAGCGCCCCCACGGTGGTGCTCACCAGCCGGGCCGGGCTGGCCGTGGCACCGGTGGCGGGGGCGTCCGCGACGGTGGTGCTGGAGGAGATCGACCTGACGGCGGCCTCCCCGGCGAACCTGTCCGACACCGACCGGCTCGGCCCGCTGCGGGTCACCGACGCGGCGTACGTCATCTACACCTCGGGCTCCACCGGCGTGCCCAAGGGCGTCGAGGTGACCCACTCCGGCCTGGCCGGGCTGCTGGCCAACCAGATCGCCCGGCACGACGCCCGGCCCGGCGCGCGGGTGTCGCAGCTGGTGTCGCCGAGCTTCGACGTGATGGTGGCGGAGGTGTCGATGGCGCTGCTGGCCGGCGGCTGCCTCGTGGTGTCGCCGACCACCGTGGCGGGCGAGGAACTCCACGCCTACCTGGCCGAGCACCGGATCAGTCACGCGCACATCCCGCCGTCGGTGCTGGCCACCGTCCCGCAACGGGACCTGCCGCACCTGCGCACGATCATCACCGGTGGCGAGGGCTGCCCGCCCGACGTGGCCGCGTACTGGTCGACGGGCCGCCGCATGGTCATCGCGTACGGGCCGACCGAGGCCACCATCGACGTCAGCTCCCGGGTGTACGGAGCGGACAGCCTGCCCGACCCGCAGTCGGTCCGTGCCGACATCGGCCGCCCCATCGAGGGTGCCCGGGTCTACGTGCTGGACGAGGGGCTGCGCCTGGTGGCGCCCGGGGCGGCCGGCGAACTGTACGTGGCCGGTCCCGGGCTGGCCCGTGGCTACCGGGGACGGCCCGGCCTGACCGCCTCGCGGTTCGTCGCCGACCCGTACGGGCCGCCCGGCTCGCGCATGTACCGCACCGGCGACCTGGTGCGGTGGCGGCCGGACGGCGGGTTGAGCTTCCTCGGCCGCGCCGACGAGCAGGTCAAGGTCCGCGGGTTCCGGGTCGAGTTGGGCGAGATCGAGGCGGTGTTGGCGGCGGGCCCCGGAGTGGGCCAGGTCGCCGTGGTGGTACGCGAGGACCGGCCCGGCGACCAGCGACTGGTGGGCTACGTCTGCGCGGCGGACGGCGCGCGGGTCGACGTGGAGGAGCTGCGGGCCTCGGCTGCCGAACGGCTGCCCGGTTTCCTGGTGCCGTCGGCGATCGTGCGGTTGGCGGCGCTGCCGCTGACGCCCAACGGCAAGCTGGACCGGGCCGCGCTGCCGGCACCGACCCGCAACATCGGTGGCAGTCGACGCCCGGTCGGTCCCCGCGAATCGGTGCTGTGCGGGCTCTTCGCCGAGGTGCTGGGCGTCGACCGGGTCGGCGTGGACGACGGCTTCTTCGACCTGGGCGGGCACTCGCTGCTGGCCACTCGCCTGGTCTCCCGGGTGCGGTCGGTGCTGGGAACGGAGCTGACCATCCGGGCGCTGTTCGAGAACCCGACGGTGGCCGCGCTCGCCAAGGCCATCGACCCCACGGTGACCGCTCGGCCGGCGGTCCGCGCGGTGCCACGCGGCGAGCGGATCCCACTCTCCTTCGGCCAGCAGCGCCTGTGGTTCCTGGACCGGATGGACGGCACCGACACCGGCGCCCGCAACACCCCGATCGCGTTGCGGCTGGCCGGGCCGCTCGACGCCGACGCGCTCGCCGCTGCCGTCGCCGACCTGGTGGCACGGCACGAGCCGCTGCGCACCGTGTTCGGCGAGGAGGGCGGGGTGCCGTTCCAGACGGTGCTGCCGCCGACCCGGCCGCCGATGCCGGTGCGGGACATCACCGAGGCGGACCTCGCCGACGCGCTGGCCTCGGCCACAGCCCAGGGGTTCGACCTCGCCGCGCAGATCCCGCTGCGGGCGCAGGTGTTCCGGATCGATCCGGAACTGCACGTGCTGCTGCTGGTGATGCACCACATCGCGGTCGACGGTGCGTCGCTCGCGCCGCTGAGCCGGGACCTGGCCGACGCCTACTCGCTGCGCCGGCGGGGCCGGGCCCCGCAGTGGTCGCCGCTGCCGGTGCAGTACGCCGACTACGCGGTCTGGCAGCGGGAGATCCTCGGCGACGACGGCGACCGGGACAGCGAGGTCAACCGGCAGCTCGACTACTGGCGGGCCAACCTGGCCGGCTCACCGGAGGAGCTGTCGCTGCCCACCGACCGGGCCCGCCCGCCGGTGGCCAGCTACGCGGGGGACACCGTCGCGCTGCGGCTCGACGCCGACCAGCACGACGGGCTGCTGCGGCTGGCCCGCGACCGGCGGCTGAGCCTGTTCATGGTGGTGCAGGCGGGGCTCGCCGCGCTGCTGTCCCGGATGGGCGCGGGCGCCGACATCCCGATCGGCACCCCCTCGGCGGGCCGGGGCGACCCGGCGCTGGAGGCGATGGTCGGCTACTTCGTCAACACCCTGGTGCTGCGCACCGACGTCGGCGGCGACCCGACCTTCGCCGAGCTGCTCGACCGGGTACGCGACACCGACCTGGCCGCCTACGACCACCAGGACGTGCCCTTCGAGCGGGTCGTGGAGGCGGTCAGCCCGACCCGCTCGCTGGCCCGGTTCCCGCTGTTCCAGGTGCTGCTGGCGTTCCAGAACAACGCCTCGGCCGCGTTCGACTTCGCCGGTCTGCAGGTCAGCCACGAGGCGGTCCGGCACGGGGTGTCCGAGTACGACCTGACGCTCGACGTGTTCGAGGACCACGGCCCGGACGGCTCCCCGGCGGGTCTGCGCGGCTACCTGGAGTACTCGACCGACCTGTTCGACGAGCCGTCGGTGGCGGCCCTGGCCGAACGTCTGGTGCGGCTGCTGTCCGCCGCCGCCACCGACCCGCACCTGCCGGTCAGCGAGCTGGAGGTGATGTCGGCCGACGAGCGTCGGGCGCTCACCGTGGACTGGATGGGGTCGGTCCGGCCCGCGCCGCCGGTGCGGCTGATCGATCTGCTCGCCGAGCAGGTGGCCGCCACCGGGGACGAGGTGGCGGTGGTCCACGACGACACGCGGATGACCTTCGCCGAGCTGGACGGGCGGGCCAACCGGTTGGCGCGGCTGCTGGTCGACCGGGGCGTCGGCCCGGAACGCGTGGTCGCGCTGGCCGTACCGAGGTCGGCGGAGATGGTCGTGGCGCTGTTCGCGGTGCTCAAGGCCGGCGGTGCGTACCTGCCGCTGGACCTGGAGCATCCGGCGGACCGGCTGGCCTTCATGCTGGCCGACGCCGCACCGGTGGTCGTGCTCGGCACCGCCGCCGGCCTGGCGGCGCTGCCCCCGCTGACCACCCCCGTGGTCCAGCTCGACGACGAGACGGTACGCACCGAACTGGCCGCGCTCTCCGACGCGGAACTGGCCGACCCGGAACGGCTTGCGCCGCTGCGGCCGGAGAACCCCGCGTACGTCATCTACACCTCCGGGTCGACGGGCCGGCCGAAGGCGGTCGTCATCGAGCACCGGGGCATGGTCAACCTGTACTGGAGCCACCGCAACACGTTCTTCCGCCCCGAGGTGGCGGCGGCCGGCGGCGGCCGGTTGCGGATCGGCTTCACCGCTCCGCTGACGTTCGACACCTCGTGGGACTCCCTGCTGTGGATGCTCGACGGGCACGAGCTGCACGTGATCAACGACTTCGTCCGCCGCGACGCGGAGGCCTTCGTCGACTACATCGACCGGCAGCGCATCGGGTTCGTCGACCTGACGCCGTCGTTCATGCAGCAGCTCGTGGCGGCCGGCATGTTCGCCGACGGCCGGCACCACCCGACCGTGCTGATGGTCGGCGGCGAGGCCGTCACCGAGACGCTGTGGAACGCCATGCGGGCCACCCCAAACACGGCCAGCTACAACTTCTACGGCCAGACCGAGTGCTCGAACGACACCGCGTCGTACCGGGTCGCCGACGGGGACGTGCCGTTGATCGGCAAGCCGATCCTCAACTCCCGGCTGTACGTGCTGGACGAGGCCCTGCGGATGGTGGCCCCGGGTGCGGCGGGTGAGCTGTACGTGGCCGGCGCCGGGCTGGGCCGGGGGTACTGGGGACGGGCCGGACTGACCGCGACCCGGTTCGTCGCCGACCCGTTCGGCCCGCCCGGCTCGCGCATGTACCGCACCGGCGACGTGGTGCGCTGGGGGCTGGACGGCAACCTGAGCTTCGTCGGTCGCGCCGACGACCAGGTGAAGGTCCGCGGTTTCCGGGTGGAGCTCGGCGAGATCGAGGCCGTCCTGGCCGCCGACCCCGCCGTCGGCCAGGTCGCCGTGGTGGTACGCGAGGACCGCCCCGGCGACCAGCGGCTGGTCGCCTACGTCTGCCCGGTCGCCGGTGGCCGGGTCGACCTGGCTGCGCTGCGGGCGCAGGCCGGCGAACAACTGCCCGGCTTCATGGTGCCCTCGGCGCTGGTGCCGATGGACTCGCTGCCGCTGACCCCCAACGGCAAGCTGGACCGCGCGGCGCTGCCCGTACCGGAGTCGACCGGCGGCGCCGGTGGCCGGGGACCGGTGGGCCCCCGCGAGACCGTGCTGTGCGGCCTGTTCGCCGAGGTGCTGGGCCTGGACTCGGTCGGTGTCGACGACGGCTTCTTCGACCTGGGCGGCCATTCGCTGCTGGCGACCCGCCTGGTGTCCCGGGTGCGGACGGCGTTGGGCGTGGAGCTGACCATCCGGGCGCTGTTCGAGAACCCGACCGTGGCCAGCCTCGCCTCGGCCGTCGAGTCCGGGGTGGCCGCCGACCCGTTCGACGTGCTGATGCCGATGCGCGTGCACGGCGACGGCGAGCCGCTGTTCTGCGTACACCCGGTCGGTGGTCTGAGCTGGTGCTACTCGGGGCTGCTGCGGCAGGCGGGCATCGACCGGCCCATCTACGGGTTGCAGGCGCGCGGCGCGGACGGCGGCGAGGTGCTGGCCGGCAGCGTCGAGGAGATGGCCGACGACTACCTCGCCGAGATCCGGCGGGTGCAGCCGCGCGGCCCCTACCACCTGCTCGGCTGGTCCTTCGGCGGCCTGGTCGCGCACGCCATGGCCACCCGTCTGCAGGCCGACGGCGAGCGGGTCGCGGTGCTCACGCTGATCGACAGCTACCCGGCGATGGACGTGGAGGACGTGCGGGTGGAGACCGTGGCCCAGGCCCGCGCGCTGCTCTTCGACGCCCTCGGCCGGCCAGGGTCGGCCGGGGACCACGACCCGGCCTCCGGCGACGGGGCTCAGGCCGACCCCGATGACGAACTGCTCGACGCCAAGACCGTCGAGGCGCTGACCGGAGTGGTGCTGAACAACGCCCGCCTGATGGACGCGTTCACGCCCCGACGCTTCCACGGCGACGTGCAGTTGTTCGTGGCCACGCAGACCTGGGACCACCGCCTCGACCCGGCCACGGTCTGGCAGGCGTACGTCGACGGCCGGGTCGACGTGCTGCCCGTCGACTGCGAGCACGACCGGATGACGCAGGCACCGGCACTGGACACCATCGGCCCGGCGTTGGCCGACCGGTTGCGGCACGCCCACGGCCACGAGATCCCCACGGCATGA